One Cryptomeria japonica chromosome 9, Sugi_1.0, whole genome shotgun sequence genomic window carries:
- the LOC131042561 gene encoding uncharacterized protein LOC131042561: MEYQDIGESDMEEEKVTQMLNIVVAVDGSQESMWACEWACRNLLPAHKIVDKPYKFTLLHVRSPLCVSSGPAYILSTEVICLLELDEIRTTQKILKRALDVCNCYNVKAETQVVTGETKPKICAAAHQLGAHLLVMGSHSHGFFIRAIKGSVSDYCTRNAKCPVVVVNKKVFEGLK, translated from the exons ATGGAGTATCAGGATATAGGAGAATCAGATATGGAAGAGGAGAAGGTGACCCAGATGCTGAATATTGTAGTTGCAGTCGATGGAAGCCAAGAAAGTATGTGGGCTTGTGAATGGGCATGCAGGAATCTCTTACCTGCTCACAAAATTGTTGATAAACCCTATAAATTCACTCTCCTTCATGTGCGCTCCCCTCTCTGTGTATCATCTGGCCCTG CCTATATCTTGAGCACAGAGGTGATTTGTCTTCTGGAATTGGATGAAATCAGGACTACCCAAAAGATATTGAAGCGAGCTTTGGATGTCTGCAATTGTTACAATGTGAAGGCAGAAACCCAAGTTGTAACTGGGGAGACAAAGCCCAAGATCTGTGCTGCTGCACACCAGCTGGGGGCACATCTTCTGGTGATGGGTAGCCATAGCCATGGTTTTTTCATAAG AGCAATCAAGGGAAGTGTGAGTGATTACTGCACTCGGAATGCCAAGTGCCCTGTTGTGGTTGTTAAtaaaaaagtgtttgaaggatTGAAATGA